The Oryza brachyantha chromosome 7, ObraRS2, whole genome shotgun sequence genomic interval TTCTTGCTGTTGACTAGTTAGAATAACAGTTGCATTTCCATTGATTTTTGTCCGTAAAACACGCCAGCATGAAGTTGCAGCTGGAGGTTTTCTGCGCTTTGCTTGCCACCACTGAGCTTAAAACGTGGACAACATCATTAAATCAAATCCTTAAGATTCTTGATGGATGCGAGGATAAACTAGTAGCAACAGCTGAGATCCCACTAGTTACTAGGATAATGATAAGTAGTATAACAACACATTACAATCCATTGTCTGTACAGGCTTTTAGTCTTCTGAAAGTTTTTAGTTGCCCTAATTACCTTGTATTTGTTTATGCacatacaattaatatttctGATTTCTTGCTTCATGTACCTcttaaggggctgtttagttcctaaaaattttcaccaaaaaacatcacatcgaaactttagatatctaaatagagtattaaacatagataaaatgaaaaactaattgcacagttacgtgagaaatcgtgagatgaatcctttgagcctaattagtacgtgattagccataagtgttacagtaacccacgtacgctaatgacggactaattaggctcaaaagattcgtctcgcggtttccacgctagccgtgaaattcggtTTTCCATTCATGCCCGAAAATCTCTTCCGATATCTAGTCAAACGTCCGATGtaacatgtaaaaattttcatttcacgaactaaacaccccctaaatcATTTCCATCTTTATTGCAGGTCTTGTAAGCAAGTCATGGCAGGTACAATGGCACTATGTGTACAAGTCAATGCTCTCGTGCCATGAATTCTAACATGGGGCCCATATTCTATTAGCCCTTCAAACATACTTCCCCCTTCCCAATATAAATCCATTTAAAGCACCGtagagcaattttttttaagaaaaaataacttacatACCCTTGTTAAATAAGAAGATGGTATGGAGTGAGTAGTAGGTAGAGGTAAAATGGATAGATATTTGAATGTTAGGCGATTGATGAAACAACTAGTGCTCCACAAAAATACTCTTGGTGagacaaatttgaattcttaAAATACACTTATTATGAGGCAGAGGTAGTAGTAGGGAAAACCTCAATAATTTGGCTCTGGAATGGTCAAAAGGAACCTCAGAAATGCTAATTTGATTACCCCGTCAAAAAAGAATTCAAGTATAACTTTCAACACCATGATCATTCTAGCTATCATGAAAACACAAGCCATGTGCACAAGCTGTGAGGTACATAATCTGTTTCTGAACATCAATTTTCATCCAGACAATGAACAGGCAGATGAAAACGAGTCTACTCTGTTTCTTTGGAGAAGGAACAAATTACATGTTTATAACTCGATCAGTTAGATGAAAACTCGCTATTCCCTACAGAAGAAACTCAATGCTTCACAGTGCGGCTCTATCTTTTGGTGTAGATACGAGTCAGAATATTAATCTAGACCACTTAAAATCGTAAACGGTGCAAACAACACCAATAAAACAAGCGCATTATGCCTATGTTCAGTCGTTTTAGCAACCATGACAGATCCCTTTCATGTCTTCGTATTTGTTTGCATGCATCTCTTTCAGGCTCACTATTGAAATGTGCTCTCCTTTTAGGTGCCATTTTGTACGTTGATACGCCAGGACAGATTCTAAATGTTTTACATCATTTGCATTCTCACactaaggccttgttcagtttatgaaatttgtttgcaaaaacatcttATCGGACATAcggacacatatttgaagtattaaatatagtttaattataaaataaattagagatTCTaccaagaaactgcgagacgaatcttttgagcctaattaatccgtcattagcatatgtagattactgtagtacttatagctaatcatgtactaaataggtttaaaagattcgtctcacgttcatgtatatttaatgctctatttagatgtcaaaaatttgatgtgatgtttttaagaaaactttttgagaactaaacatgccTTAACTCGTGCAGGGACAGGTTTTGTTCTCTCTTCCTcacttttccttttcttttcagagAGAATGTCTGTTTGCTAGAGGGCATGCAGAAAACCAGGAGATGTGGTGCCATGCTGCCCCATGCATGCAGAGGAGAGTTTTGTCAACCACAACACATGGGCATCATCAATCATCCATCCATTAGAGGTGTAGTAGTGGTatgtagtactactactgctcATCAGCATGTCAGGCATCCTGTCTCAACAATCTTGCAGGTAAGGTCTACATACTTAGGACCCTGTGTCATGTGGTAATCACCCCCAAAAATGCCGTAGCTGATACGTTGTTAATGGAGATTGGGCCACTTTATTATGCTCCCATGATCTGAAAATTTATCAGTTTGCTGAAAACCTGAAACCCGGTGCTTGCAATCTAGCTAGACAAGAAACAAAATGCCACTTGCTACATACATAATCAAGAGGTTCATGATACCATCAAAACACTTGTCATTTATAATTCCGTACTTCAAAACTAACGTTATTAAACTATAATAACTTCGTGTCAAAAGACCAAAACGGTGGACAGAAATCTATCACTCCTCCATACACACAAACACATTTTGGTCTGCACGTTGTCGACGGTGGCCTGAGTACCTAGCAAGCAAAgattttcctgagttaatcaTGGTGTCTTAGCTAGTACACTGACCCATCATTTAAAAAGCTAATTACTCTGTGATCCATTGCAgttttaattaggcttaattaAGCAGCTACGGTACGGAATTTTCCGGACTGTTTCTTGGGCGCGAGCATATATACGTTTTGATATGTCAATGATTGCTGGGCAGAGCATtgccgcaaaaaaaaaaaaaaatagcagcaGCTCACGACGTGCGGCGCACTAATAGCAAGTTGAATAGGATAGCCAACTACGGActacaatttatctatagtcaatctaatatgcaatttatattatagttacgtacaaaacattaatacatggtctcatatATTATACGCACACTGTGTCTTGGAGACTGtactgtagctagctacaaattagtaggtCAATACTCTTCTATCCCATCTATTATCtctttgaaatatatttatagctggcttatataGTGCAGCGTACTATCGTTCCTGCTCTAATTGACATAGATTCAGTCAGTGCGTGCGTCAGTAACGGTAACAACGGCCGGGGTGCCAAACCAACATGTACACACCAACTGCTCTAGAGACCGGTGCCGCCATGTTCATCATCGTCATGCGTGCCTACCTATCTTGCATGCAATTTCAACGCAGCGATTGGTGCAGCATctgctttttatttttctgaaagttgttctctctctttttttaaataaagattCTTTGCAGAAAGCATATATCGGGAGCTTGATGATGTATGGTTCTGAGTTAATTATGAGGTAAACACATCACTCCATTTTATGCAAACTATTATTATGTGTTCttggaattaattaaatagcaTTGCTTATGTACTGCCTCTGtccacaaatataaatatttttttttatcttttatagtACAGATCAAGGTGGAAGAAATCGAAAcaagttttagtttttttacgaTAATGATCCTTGTCAAATGTGCTTTACAGAGTTGAACCGTGAAAGGAATAGGTCCGTGGTTAATAAGGGGCAGAAGAGTAAAcagtacaaatatattgttatgAATGTTTATATTTCTGGACAAATTCTAAAAGGTAGGAATTTTTATATCCTCAATGATGTCAGATTTTCCTTGCATATTTAAACATGGCTAATAAGAATTGAGAAATGAAAGGTGGGTTGCTTCATGCCTTGATATTAGCATGTACcatcctaaatatttgacgtcgttgacttttgatcattcgtcttatttaaaaaaattacataattacttattttatattattttatttattgttaagtatacttttatgcaaatatataatttttacctattttataaatttttttaataagacgaatggttaaacgtgtataaagaaattaatggcGTTCAACCtttagagacggagggagtataatacAAAGTACGACAAATAACCATCTTGTGGTGTGTAGAGTCTATAGCTAATTGGTAGGTAGACTATGTTTGATGTGGCTGAAGCCTGAAGGCACATGGATTCATCAGATGTGAGCAATGTGTGAAGTGGGAGGGGCTGCGGCTGGAATTCTGCACATTACACTATTATCAAAAGataaggaggagaaggaggcgtGATTGATTAGGTCGGGCACTTCTGAAACCAaggcaaaaaaatattctctcctctctcttttttcttctcaaataaaaaaattttgtaacgGAAACAGTACCGTTCCACTGTTGATCTTAACACCCCAACCACCTTACTCCTCGTGATGTCATTCAGCTAGCTTcacacctctctctctcttctcttctcttgtcTCCcttctgtttatatatatagagagccAGGCTGTATGCATCTTTGCAAAAGCCATTGATCGATCCATTCATTGGCAGTACAAGCAGATCGAAGCTGTACGATTGAGGTTGAGCTTGCCTTAGCTATCACCTTCATTCTAACATCAAGAGACATGAAGGATCTAGTTAGTGGCGCCTCAACTGTGAGGAGTGTCCTTAGCTGCAGTAGCAGCGATGAAGAGCAAGAAGCTGCTGCAGCTCAGCCGGAGGAGAGCACCTGGACCGACTACTTCGTGGATTTCATGATGtccgaggaggagaagaagaggcaAGAAGACGATGCTTCATACTGCAcccatggcgacggcggagacggcgccgTCGTCTATGGTGATTGCAGCGATCAGAAGGTGgatcaggaggaggaagaagaaggggaggaggattcCATGAtctccgacgccgcctcctgcgcccccgcggcggcggcggcgctgcctgATAGGTACAGGGAGCTGAGGAAGCTCAAGAAGAAGGTCTTCAAGGCCCTGGATCATGATGACTCCCTGGAGGACACTGCAAGCTCTCCTGTGAATAGCCCTAAGGTAGTTGCAACCTACAACTTGCTTGGCTTCCCTATTATTGTTGCCAAGGGTTTCATGTTAGCAATTGTACTTTTGGTTttcatgaagaagaagaagctagAGAGTAGTTAGTACTAGTTGGTGTGTTAATCTGCTTAATTATGTGA includes:
- the LOC102707981 gene encoding vascular-related unknown protein 1, whose translation is MKDLVSGASTVRSVLSCSSSDEEQEAAAAQPEESTWTDYFVDFMMSEEEKKRQEDDASYCTHGDGGDGAVVYGDCSDQKVDQEEEEEGEEDSMISDAASCAPAAAAALPDRYRELRKLKKKVFKALDHDDSLEDTASSPVNSPKVSALSQLELSPKRRCNIRDLTKGVAVCDDHGREMDYGEAMVEGVGFVDQSQKSITPCAELKDKGLCLFPLSMLLHYHG